The genome window CACGCTGCAGGCGTTCGGCGCCGCCAAGCAGGCCGCCGTGGCGAACGAGAACAAGCAGAAGGGCAACGCCTTCCTGGCGCAGAACAAGAACCAGAAGGGCGTGATCACCACGCCGTCCGGCCTGCAGTACATGGTGCTGCGCGAGGGCAGCGGCCAGCGGCCGACGCCCACCAGCAAGGTGCGGGTGAACTACGAAGGCAAGCTGCTCGACGGCACCGTCTTCGACAGCTCCTACAAGAACGGCCAGCCGGCCGAGTTCTCCCTGAATCAGGTCGTGCCGGGCTGGAGCGAAGGCGTGGCGCTGATGCCGGTGGGCTCCAAGTACCGTTTCTGGATTCCTTCCAACCTGGGCTACGGCCCGCAGGGCACGCCGGGCGGCCCGATCGGCCCGGATGCGATGTTGACCTTCGACGTGGAACTGTTGGGCATCCTTCAATAACCGAAAGGAGATTACATGCGCGTAGCGATATTCGGCACCGGCTATGTCGGGCTCGTCACCGGAACCTGTCTGGCCGAAGTCGGCCACCATGTGGTGTGCGTGGACATCGACCAAGCCAAAGTGGATGGGCTCAACAAGGGCGTGGTCCCGATTTACGAGCCTGGCCTCTCGCCGATGGTCAAGGCCAATCACGCCGCACGGAGGCTGTTCTTCACCACCGATGCGGCCAGCGCCATCGCGCATGGGGATATCGTGTTTATCGCCGTCGGCACGCCGCCGGACGAGGACGGTAGCGCAGATCTGCAGTACGTGCTGGCGGTGGCTCGCACCATCGGTCAGCACATCCAGGGGCCGACCGTCGTGGTCAACAAGTCCACGGTCCCGGTCGGCACCGCCGACAAGGTGCGCGCGGCGATCGCCGCCGAGCTGGAGGCGCGCGGCGAGGCGATCGAGTTCGACGTGGTCTCCAACCCGGAGTTCCTGAAGGAAGGCGACGCGGTCGCCGACTGCATGCGTCCGGACCGCATCGTCATCGGCAGCAGCAAGTCCGGCTCGGCCGCGCGCCTGCGCCGCCTGTACGCGCCGTTCAACCGCAACCACGACCGCATCGTGGAAATGGACGTGCGCTCGGCCGAACTGACCAAGTACGCGGCCAACGCGATGCTTGCGACCAAGATCAGTTTCATGAACGAGATCGCCAACATCGCCGAGCGGGTCGGCGCCGACGTGGAAAAGGTGCGCCAGGGCATCGGCTCGGATCCGCGCATCGGCTGGCACTTCATCTACCCGGGAGCCGGCTACGGCGGCTCGTGCTTCCCCAAGGACGTGCAGGCGCTGGCGCGTACCGCGCAGCAGTACGGCCAT of Xanthomonas sacchari contains these proteins:
- a CDS encoding UDP-glucose dehydrogenase family protein, producing MRVAIFGTGYVGLVTGTCLAEVGHHVVCVDIDQAKVDGLNKGVVPIYEPGLSPMVKANHAARRLFFTTDAASAIAHGDIVFIAVGTPPDEDGSADLQYVLAVARTIGQHIQGPTVVVNKSTVPVGTADKVRAAIAAELEARGEAIEFDVVSNPEFLKEGDAVADCMRPDRIVIGSSKSGSAARLRRLYAPFNRNHDRIVEMDVRSAELTKYAANAMLATKISFMNEIANIAERVGADVEKVRQGIGSDPRIGWHFIYPGAGYGGSCFPKDVQALARTAQQYGHAPRLLDAVEAVNEAQKGHLYELIQRHYGAAQSLKGKTFAVWGLAFKPNTDDMRAASSRRLLAQLWEAGATVRAYDPEATDEAKRIFGERADLHFCSDAFDALEGADALAVVTEWKQFRSPDFTRMKELIGDAVVFDGRNLYDPQEIESFGLAYYGIGRGRSIHAA